A window of Theropithecus gelada isolate Dixy chromosome 8, Tgel_1.0, whole genome shotgun sequence genomic DNA:
tggggtgttaaagtctcccattattattgtatgggagtctaagtctctttgtaagtctctaaggacttgctttatgaatctgggtgctcctgtattgggtgcatatatatttaggatagttagttcttcctaatgaattgatccctttaccattatgtaatggccttccttgtctcttttgatgtttgctggtttaaagtctgttttatcagagactaggattgcaagccctgcttttttttttgttttccatttgcttggtagatcttcctccatccctttattttgagcctatgtgtgtctctgcatgtgagatgggtctcctgaatacagcaaactgatgggtcttgactctatccaatttgccagtccgtgtcttttaattggaccatttagtccatttacatttaaggttaatattgttatgtgtgaacttgatcctgtcattatgatattagctggttattttgctcgctagttgatgcagtttctttctagcatcgatggtctttacattttgacatgtttttgcaatggctggtactggttgttcctttccatgtttagtgcttccttcaggatctcttgtagggcaggcctggtggtgactaaatctcttagcatttgcttgtctgtaaaggattttatttctccttcacttatgaaacttagtttggctggatatgaaattctgggttgaaaattattttctttaagaatgttgaatattggcccccagtctcttctggcttggagagtttctgccgagagatctgctgttagtctgatgggcttccctttgtgggtaacccgacctttctctctggctgcccttaacatttcttccttcatttcaacttcggtgaatctgacaattatgtgtcttggagttgctcttctcgaggagtatctttgtggcgttctctgtctttcctgaatttgaatgttagcttgccttactaggttggggaagttctcctggatgatatcctacagagtgttttccaacttggttccattttccccatcactttcaggcacaccagtcagacgtagatttggtcttttcacataatcccatatttcttggagacttggttcatttctttttactctcttttctctacacttctcttctcgcttcacttcattcatttgatcttcaatcgctgatactctttcttccagttgatcgagtcggttactgaagcttgtgcatttgtcacgtagttctcgtgttatggttttcatctctatcagttcttttaaggtcttctctgcattgattattctagttatccattcatccattcttttttcaaggttttagtttctttgcactggttacctagttcctcctttagctctgagaagtttgatcaaatGAAGCCTTCTTAtctcagctcgtcaaagtcattctctgtccagctttgttccgttgctggtgattcgctgcgttcctttggagggggagatgtgctctgattttttgaatttccagctttcctgcactgctttttccccatctttgtggtttttctctgcctttggtctttgatgatggtgacgtactgatggggttttggtgtgggtgtcctttctgtttgttagttttccttctaacagtcaggaccctcatctgtaggtctgttggagtttgcttgaggtccactccagaccctgtttgcctgggtatcagcagcggaggctgaagatagaatattgctgaacagcaagtgctgctgtctgattcttgctctggaagcttcgtctcaggggtgtaccccaccatgtgaggtgtgaggtgttggtctgcacctagtgggggatgtctcccagttaggctactcaggggtcagggacccacttgagcaggcagtctgtccattctcagatctcaacctccatgctggcagatccactgctctcttcaaagctgtcagacaggggcatttacctctgccgaggtttctgctgctttttgtttagctatgccctgtccccagaggaggaggctacagaggcaggccggcctccttgagctgctgtgggttCCACCCAATtagagcttcctggtggctttgtttacctacttaagcctcagcaatggcggacgccccttccccagcctcgctgctgccttgcagttagatctcagactgctgtgctagcaatgagggaggctctctgggtgtgggaccctctgggccaggtgtgggatataatctcctggtgtgccgtttgctaagacccttggtaaagcacaatattagggtgggagttacctgattttccaggtgttgtgtgtctcaatttcctttggctaggaaaaggaattcccctcccccttgcacttcccaggtgaggcgatgcctcaccctgctttagctctcgctggtcgggctgcacccgcggaccagcgccaactgtccggcactccccagtgagatgaacccggtacctcagttgaaaatgcagaaatcacccgtcttctgtgtcgctcatgctgggagctggaggctggagctgttcctattcagccatcttgggcgtGCCCCCCCGAAGATTTACTTTTTTGCATTGTTATTTCAGGGTTAACCCTTAATTCTAAACACTTGGATCTGAGATAAGATTTTCTAAAAGGGCTGCTAAgagttgtttttcttattttcagtatGGTTCATGGAACATTCTGTGCCCCCTATTGTTGTGTTGGAATGGTTGGGAAGGAATGAGGAAGCATAAACTTTAACATATACCtccaaacataatttattttcttccacagGGTTTCTGATCTCTAACTTGGCTGTGATCATTGTGAtggagcaagaaaaaaaactgttggTTTCAGATTCTAACAGCTTTATGGAGAGGGAGAGTTTGAAAAGCCCCTTCACAGGTGAGCGATCAAGACGATGGTCTGAATCCTTGGGAAATTTGATGTAGAAAGAACAGGACACTAGAATGAGACAAACCTTAATTTAATTCCTTGTTCTGTCACTTATAAGCTGTGTTAATTATTTCGGCCtcattgttctcatctttaagaaaatgaataataccgatttcacatatattttagaattagtGAAATACCCCATCCAAAGCTACTGTTTGTAATAAATAATGGCTATTGTTATTTCTATAGCATTTGCTCAGATTTTAGCAAAGCTATTGTCTAGTTTTTACTTGAGATGGTATCCTGTTCAATTTCACTCCTATTCACATCAATCCTGTTTTTTCTCTTAAGTCTTCTAGAACAAAatttaatgcatttctttttagaTTGATGTTCCCTTTGCCAATAATGGTTCAAATAATGCATTAGTGTAGTTGCTAAGTACAAAAAAAATCCACCTGCTTCTGGtaaacagaggaaaagaagtgaaactgtctttaaaaacttttttatatgaaatatttatgagGTTTTACAGTGTTATTTCCTCTCTTCCACTGCAGTTTAGAATTTGCGTCTCTGGCAGAGGTGCAGAATATGGTTagaatatttgtttattcttgcAGGAGATGAAAGTATGAATAATTTGGAAACTGTTCACCACAATAATCCTAAGGCAGATAAACTTAAAGAGAAACCTTCAGAATGGTCTAAAAGACATAGACCACAACATTATAAGCATGAGGATGCAAAAGAAATGCCACTGACATgggttcaagatgagatttggtgtcATGATTCCTATGAGAGTGATGGCAAGTCAGAGAATTGGGGAAATTTTATAGCTGAAGAGGAGGAAAAACCCAGTCACCAGGAATGGGACCCAGGAGAACATACCAATGCCTGTATGCAGCAGAATTCATCCTTTGTAGACAGACCCTACAAATGTTCCGAATGTTGGAAAAGCTTCAGTAATAGTTCTCATTTGCGTACTCACCAGAGGACCCACTCAGGAGAAAAGCCTTATAAATGCTCTGAGTGTGCAAAATGCTTTTGTAACAGTTCTCACCTGATTCAGCATCTAAGAATGCACACAGGAGAGAAGCCCTACCAGTGTGGTGAATGTGGGAAAAGCTTCAGCAATACCTCCCATCTTATTATCCATGAGAGAACTCACAcgggagagaaaccctataaatgtcCCGAGTGTGGGAAGAGATTCAGCAGCAGCTCTCACCTTATTCAGCATCACAGATCACATACAGGTGAAAAACCATATGAATGTTCTGTCTGTGGAAAAGGCTTCAGTCATAGCTATGTCCTAATAGAACATCAGaggactcacactggagaaaaaccttaTAAGTGCCCTGATTGTGGGAAGAGTTTTAGTCAGAGTTCCAGCCTCATTCGCCACCAGCGGACACACACAGGTGAGAAGCCCTACAAATGTCTTGAGTGTGGAAAAAGCTTTGGTTGTAATTCTACTCTAATAAAACATCAGCGAATACATACAGGAGAAAAGCCTTATCAATGTCCAGAATGTGGGAAGAATTTTAGTCGTAGTTCAAACCTTATTACACACCAGAAAATGCACACAGGAGAGAAATCCTATGAAAGTTCTGAATATGAAGAAAGTTTGAGTCAGAACTGCAATGTTATAGAAGAATGCAGAATGCAGTTAGGAGAAAAACCATATAGATGTTGTGAATGTGGAAAGAGTTTTGGCCTTAGCTCCCATCTCATTAGACATCAGAGAACACATACAGGAGAAAAGCCTTACAGATGTTCTGAGTGCTGGAAAACTTTCAGTCAGAGTTCCACCCTGGTGATTCACCAAAGGACacatacaggagagaaaccttatAAATGTCCTGATTGTGGTGAATGCTTCAGTCAGAGCTTTAACCTTATCAGGCACAGGAGGACCCACATAGGGgaaaaaccttacaaatgtaCCAGCTGTGAGAAATGCTTCAGCAGAAGTGCCTACCTCAGTCA
This region includes:
- the ZNF572 gene encoding zinc finger protein 572, whose product is MEQEKKLLVSDSNSFMERESLKSPFTGDESMNNLETVHHNNPKADKLKEKPSEWSKRHRPQHYKHEDAKEMPLTWVQDEIWCHDSYESDGKSENWGNFIAEEEEKPSHQEWDPGEHTNACMQQNSSFVDRPYKCSECWKSFSNSSHLRTHQRTHSGEKPYKCSECAKCFCNSSHLIQHLRMHTGEKPYQCGECGKSFSNTSHLIIHERTHTGEKPYKCPECGKRFSSSSHLIQHHRSHTGEKPYECSVCGKGFSHSYVLIEHQRTHTGEKPYKCPDCGKSFSQSSSLIRHQRTHTGEKPYKCLECGKSFGCNSTLIKHQRIHTGEKPYQCPECGKNFSRSSNLITHQKMHTGEKSYESSEYEESLSQNCNVIEECRMQLGEKPYRCCECGKSFGLSSHLIRHQRTHTGEKPYRCSECWKTFSQSSTLVIHQRTHTGEKPYKCPDCGECFSQSFNLIRHRRTHIGEKPYKCTSCEKCFSRSAYLSQHRKIHVEKPFESPDVGDFPRQWTWKSCSGEVPLIPSFSVPNSSS